A part of Trachemys scripta elegans isolate TJP31775 chromosome 23, CAS_Tse_1.0, whole genome shotgun sequence genomic DNA contains:
- the MAPT gene encoding microtubule-associated protein tau isoform X2 has translation MQTGEQAAAIPARAEATIPVPPGTYEDFRAFEESQEAVSRTELWDRGGKEDVGVGKALADEAGHDVCMEEFATSAVSEFSQGAPSAGMFYHEKLAAPFEKWHPGIDDVGYEPVDSSHIQDRPYPLYSRGKLKEEAAGHEKDEDRDIDETIPQDSPSALGLQDSPLLEAAKEAAEVHGFPAEGRPKDNLAEISRETPVTERETHKAGQILDERQQWLSGKGYDDVTKMEPSERMYQVEVEANVIREGEISGSPLGATKFPDRLNKDVADRSVSLQQEMGGMVQAMEKEESPKKKPATRMSEKQVSRVPHLKARIDSKDKDGTDTEEKKPKTSTPSSANPLKDRSSITPQRPSSVSTTPLKNPSSPAESSVPASTPKRVSSITSRPASTGTKETKPKGPEMKSGMKMAAPRSATQTQKSPANATRIPAKTPTAPKTPPNAAGRKEQRKPPTTAAKSEKGEPAKSGDRSGYSSPGSPGTPGSRSRTPSLPTPPNREPKKVAVVRTPPKSPASAKSRLQTSTAPMPDLKNVRSKIGSTENLKHQPGGGKVQIMNKKLDLSNVQSRCGSKDNIKHSPGGGSVQIVYKPVDLSHVTSKCGSLGNIHHKPGGGQVEVKSEKLDFKEKVQSKIGSLDNITHVPGGGNKKREKGKDDERGAQNGVSQSAGPRALLTEPAIPEESPLPDLQPDGDANRVSQADLPRECQSQD, from the exons ATGCAGACTGGAGAACAAGCAGCAGCAATTCCTGCCAGAGCTGAGGCCACCATACCAGTCCCCCCAGGCACATACGAAGACTTCAGAGCCTTTGAAGAAAGCCAGGAGGCTGTCTCCAGAACTGAGCTCTGGGACCGTGGTGGAAAAGAGGACGTTGGAGTGGGTAAAGCGTTGGCAGATGAAGCAGGTCATGATGTGTGCATGGAAGAATTTGCCACATCAGCAGTTTCCGAATTCTCTCAGGGTGCTCCAAGTGCTGGAATGTTCTATCATGAGAAACTGGCTGCTCCATTTGAAAAGTGGCACCCGGGTATTGATGATGTGGGGTATGAGCCAGTTGACAGCTCCCATATTCAAGACAGGCCGTATCCTTTATACAGCAGAGGTAAATTGAAAGAAGAGGCCGCTGGGCATGAAAAAGATGAAGACCGTGACATTGATGAAACTATTCCGCAGGATTCACCTTCCGCATTAGGACTGCAAGACTCTCCGCTGCTTGAAGCAGCCAAGGAAGCTGCGGAGGTGCATGGCTTTCCAGCAGAAGGCCGACCCAAAGATAATCTGGCAGAAATATCTAGAGAGACTCCTGTTACTGAAAGGGAAACTCATAAAGCAGGACAGATCCTAGATGAGAGACAGCAGTGGTTGTCAGGGAAAGGATATGATGATGTTACCAAGATGGAACCCTCTGAAAGGATGTACCaagtggaagttgaagctaatgTAATTAGGGAGGGAGAAATCTCAGGTTCTCCACTAGGTGCAACCAAGTTTCCTGATAGGTTAAATAAGGACGTGGCAGATAGAAGTGTTTCCTTGCAACAGGAGATGGGGGGAATGGTGCAGGCCATGGAAAAAGAAGAATCACCCAAAAAGAAACCTGCAACTCGCATGTCAGAGAAACAAGTCAGTCGGGTTCCTCAtttaaaag CTCGTATTGACAGTAAAGACAAAGATGGAACTGATACTGAAGAGAAAAAGCCTAAG ACATCCACACCTTCCTCTGCCAACCCCCTGAAAGATAGATCCTCCATTACCCCCCAGCGGCCCTCCTCTGTTAGTACAACCCCTTTGAAAAACCCCTCCAGTCCTGCTGAGTCCTCAGTACCAGCTTCCACTCCTAAACGAGTCTCTTCTATCACATCCCGACCTGCCAGTACAGGAACGAAAGAAACAAAGCCAAAG GGTCCGGAGATGAAAAGCGGAATGAAGATGGCCGCTCCCAGGTCTGCCACACAGACTCAAAAAAGCCCAGCCAACGCTACCCGGATCCCGGCAAAAACGCCCACGGCCCCCAAGACGCCTCCCAATGCCG CTGGCAGGAAGGAGCAGAGAAAGCCGCCTACCACAGCAGCAAAATCTGAGAAAG GTGAGCCCGCGAAGTCTGGAGACAGAAGTGGTTACAGCAGCCCTGGCTCACCTGGGACCCCCGGTAGCCGTTCCCGCACGCCCTCCCTGCCAACTCCCCCGAACAGGGAGCCCAAGAAGGTGGCAGTGGTTCGCACTCCACCGAAATCCCCTGCTTCTGCCAAGAGCCGCTTGCAGACGTCTACTGCCCCCATGCCTGATCTGAAAAACGTCAGGTCCAAGATTGGTTCCACTGAAAACCTGAAGCACCAGCCAGGAGGTGGAAAG GTGCAGATAATGAATAAGAAGCTGGATCTTAGCAACGTTCAATCCAGGTGTGGCTCAAAGGATAATATCAAACACAGCCCAGGAGGAGGCAGT GTGCAAATTGTTTACAAGCCTGTAGACCTGAGCCATGTGACATCCAAATGTGGTTCCTTGGGCAACATTCATCATAAACCAG GTGGTGGCCAGGTGGAGGTGAAATCGGAGAAACTGGACTTCAAAGAGAAGGTGCAGTCGAAAATTGGGTCATTAGATAACATCACCCATGTCCctggaggagggaataaaaag
- the MAPT gene encoding microtubule-associated protein tau isoform X1, translating into MQTGEQAAAIPARAEATIPVPPGTYEDFRAFEESQEAVSRTELWDRGGKEDVGVGKALADEAGHDVCMEEFATSAVSEFSQGAPSAGMFYHEKLAAPFEKWHPGIDDVGYEPVDSSHIQDRPYPLYSRGKLKEEAAGHEKDEDRDIDETIPQDSPSALGLQDSPLLEAAKEAAEVHGFPAEGRPKDNLAEISRETPVTERETHKAGQILDERQQWLSGKGYDDVTKMEPSERMYQVEVEANVIREGEISGSPLGATKFPDRLNKDVADRSVSLQQEMGGMVQAMEKEESPKKKPATRMSEKQVSRVPHLKARIDSKDKDGTDTEEKKPKTSTPSSANPLKDRSSITPQRPSSVSTTPLKNPSSPAESSVPASTPKRVSSITSRPASTGTKETKPKGPEMKSGMKMAAPRSATQTQKSPANATRIPAKTPTAPKTPPNAAGRKEQRKPPTTAAKSEKGEPAKSGDRSGYSSPGSPGTPGSRSRTPSLPTPPNREPKKVAVVRTPPKSPASAKSRLQTSTAPMPDLKNVRSKIGSTENLKHQPGGGKVQIMNKKLDLSNVQSRCGSKDNIKHSPGGGSVQIVYKPVDLSHVTSKCGSLGNIHHKPGGGQVEVKSEKLDFKEKVQSKIGSLDNITHVPGGGNKKIESHKLTFRENAKAKTDHGAEIIYKSPTVSGDASPRRLSNVSSTGSINMVDSPQLATLADEVSASLAKQGL; encoded by the exons ATGCAGACTGGAGAACAAGCAGCAGCAATTCCTGCCAGAGCTGAGGCCACCATACCAGTCCCCCCAGGCACATACGAAGACTTCAGAGCCTTTGAAGAAAGCCAGGAGGCTGTCTCCAGAACTGAGCTCTGGGACCGTGGTGGAAAAGAGGACGTTGGAGTGGGTAAAGCGTTGGCAGATGAAGCAGGTCATGATGTGTGCATGGAAGAATTTGCCACATCAGCAGTTTCCGAATTCTCTCAGGGTGCTCCAAGTGCTGGAATGTTCTATCATGAGAAACTGGCTGCTCCATTTGAAAAGTGGCACCCGGGTATTGATGATGTGGGGTATGAGCCAGTTGACAGCTCCCATATTCAAGACAGGCCGTATCCTTTATACAGCAGAGGTAAATTGAAAGAAGAGGCCGCTGGGCATGAAAAAGATGAAGACCGTGACATTGATGAAACTATTCCGCAGGATTCACCTTCCGCATTAGGACTGCAAGACTCTCCGCTGCTTGAAGCAGCCAAGGAAGCTGCGGAGGTGCATGGCTTTCCAGCAGAAGGCCGACCCAAAGATAATCTGGCAGAAATATCTAGAGAGACTCCTGTTACTGAAAGGGAAACTCATAAAGCAGGACAGATCCTAGATGAGAGACAGCAGTGGTTGTCAGGGAAAGGATATGATGATGTTACCAAGATGGAACCCTCTGAAAGGATGTACCaagtggaagttgaagctaatgTAATTAGGGAGGGAGAAATCTCAGGTTCTCCACTAGGTGCAACCAAGTTTCCTGATAGGTTAAATAAGGACGTGGCAGATAGAAGTGTTTCCTTGCAACAGGAGATGGGGGGAATGGTGCAGGCCATGGAAAAAGAAGAATCACCCAAAAAGAAACCTGCAACTCGCATGTCAGAGAAACAAGTCAGTCGGGTTCCTCAtttaaaag CTCGTATTGACAGTAAAGACAAAGATGGAACTGATACTGAAGAGAAAAAGCCTAAG ACATCCACACCTTCCTCTGCCAACCCCCTGAAAGATAGATCCTCCATTACCCCCCAGCGGCCCTCCTCTGTTAGTACAACCCCTTTGAAAAACCCCTCCAGTCCTGCTGAGTCCTCAGTACCAGCTTCCACTCCTAAACGAGTCTCTTCTATCACATCCCGACCTGCCAGTACAGGAACGAAAGAAACAAAGCCAAAG GGTCCGGAGATGAAAAGCGGAATGAAGATGGCCGCTCCCAGGTCTGCCACACAGACTCAAAAAAGCCCAGCCAACGCTACCCGGATCCCGGCAAAAACGCCCACGGCCCCCAAGACGCCTCCCAATGCCG CTGGCAGGAAGGAGCAGAGAAAGCCGCCTACCACAGCAGCAAAATCTGAGAAAG GTGAGCCCGCGAAGTCTGGAGACAGAAGTGGTTACAGCAGCCCTGGCTCACCTGGGACCCCCGGTAGCCGTTCCCGCACGCCCTCCCTGCCAACTCCCCCGAACAGGGAGCCCAAGAAGGTGGCAGTGGTTCGCACTCCACCGAAATCCCCTGCTTCTGCCAAGAGCCGCTTGCAGACGTCTACTGCCCCCATGCCTGATCTGAAAAACGTCAGGTCCAAGATTGGTTCCACTGAAAACCTGAAGCACCAGCCAGGAGGTGGAAAG GTGCAGATAATGAATAAGAAGCTGGATCTTAGCAACGTTCAATCCAGGTGTGGCTCAAAGGATAATATCAAACACAGCCCAGGAGGAGGCAGT GTGCAAATTGTTTACAAGCCTGTAGACCTGAGCCATGTGACATCCAAATGTGGTTCCTTGGGCAACATTCATCATAAACCAG GTGGTGGCCAGGTGGAGGTGAAATCGGAGAAACTGGACTTCAAAGAGAAGGTGCAGTCGAAAATTGGGTCATTAGATAACATCACCCATGTCCctggaggagggaataaaaag